The region CTAAAAAGTACGGACTAATGAGCCAGCCCATTAGATCGGGTCATTTTTACACCTCTACTTATGTTTTTTTTAATCCTTAATGTTATTACACATGTTAGGGAATAAATCTTTATATCAAAGCTAGACTATaggaaagaagaagaaaagaaggTCAAATATGATATAATTCAAAACCTATATACAAAAGCAAATAGAACCATGTCAAGAAAAAACAAAGACTCAATTTGTATATATATTACAATTTTGATTTTGATGTCCTAAAATCCATTTTGGTTTTGACATTACAATTTTTTTTGTTAAGCTGTTTGAATTGGTGTTGACATTGATGCCAATCTCAAATTTTCAACCACATAAACCATCATGTAAATTTGACTACAAGCCTCTTTGAGGACATGAagcaaaatcaaaacaaatatacCTCCAAAAACAACAACTCTCAACATTACTCTTTCTTGTGGTAAATATACCATCAAATAAACACAATCCAAACTTATTAAAACCCAACTTAACCTTTCCATCAACACTTTAATCCTAGACACAAATTTCCCAACATTTTCTCCATATATTTTACATAAAATCCTCAAACAAAGAACACCAACAACAAAAAATGTTGTCATTGACCAACCTTTGTACTTCACTAATTTCCCTCCAACAACCAAAGCTTCTTTCCTACAAACACATGTAGCACATTCACCCGAAAGTGTCGAAGACATCAACGCGTCGTAACCGGTATAATAAGGTAACACAACCGAATCCAAATATAAACTTGCATGCAAAATTCCAGAAACGGTTGATGCTGCAAAGAAAGTGTACTTAATATCATTATAATCATCTTCATTATCAAAGGATAATGAAGAAATCAGAACCAATAGAAGAATCGCCGGACCGAAACAAGAAAGTGGGAAAATTGTGTTGATTTGATGACCCTTTGCAAAGATTAAGATTATAAGTGGAAGAGATATAGGACCAGAAGGTAAAAGAAACCTTTTTGATtgaatcaaaaatattttttcttttcttgagATGATATTCATAATCACAATTACAAGAGTGAAAAAATAAGAACATGTTGTGAAGAGAAGGACTAAGATATCAACAAAAAGAGGGTAATTTGGAGGGTAGGTTTTGTCACAAACATAATGGTAAGGACAATTGATTGTatcaaaattttcttccatttGCCAACTTATGCATTTGAAAAATGTTGCATGAATTTCTTCCATTACATGTTGTAAGGTAAATTAAATTTTGATCATATAAATAAGAATtttattgatattgttgttgGTTGGGGTATTCATCTAGAAGTTTTGAATAGGATGAAGAAAGACCAACTAATCaattttatttactttctgcTAGCAATTTTGTAAGCTAAATTTCTTTCAATTAGGAATTATGTTTCTGTTTGAAGTGTATTATGTAGTTGAATGGAAGAAATATTTGGAAGTGAAGAAAAGTTGTATAGTAAGATATAGGCAACGTGATTATAAAGGGAAAGGGATGGTATTAGGTGAGTGATGGATATTTTTTGATTTCATGATGGGGTGCCAAATTGATAGTATCATCTTTTTAGAGACAAAAATTGTGATAATATTTTAATTTGTGTATATGATTATTGTGTTTGTTTcttcatgttttttattttatgtttCAAAACATAAATAAAGGATACCCCCAATGATAGATGAGAGAGAGGCACCAACCACATTAATAATTTACACTAAAGTTTATGTATAATTTTAAAATGGCATGTGAGTATAAGGTCAGATTATTTGCTCTCAATCAGAAGTCATTTGTTAAGTTTCTTCTTACTAGTTGATGGGAAACATATTGGGTGCCTTTTAAGTAAGATTGTTTAAGAAAATCATTGAATCAACCATGGAACTAAATTGATTGAATTgaagttaaaataaattaatcATTAC is a window of Lathyrus oleraceus cultivar Zhongwan6 chromosome 6, CAAS_Psat_ZW6_1.0, whole genome shotgun sequence DNA encoding:
- the LOC127097641 gene encoding uncharacterized protein LOC127097641; amino-acid sequence: MEEIHATFFKCISWQMEENFDTINCPYHYVCDKTYPPNYPLFVDILVLLFTTCSYFFTLVIVIMNIISRKEKIFLIQSKRFLLPSGPISLPLIILIFAKGHQINTIFPLSCFGPAILLLVLISSLSFDNEDDYNDIKYTFFAASTVSGILHASLYLDSVVLPYYTGYDALMSSTLSGECATCVCRKEALVVGGKLVKYKGWSMTTFFVVGVLCLRILCKIYGENVGKFVSRIKVLMERLSWVLISLDCVYLMVYLPQERVMLRVVVFGGIFVLILLHVLKEACSQIYMMVYVVENLRLASMSTPIQTA